The window CAATGTCGAGGAAGTGAACCCACGCTGGAGCCGGGCCTTGCAGCAGATGCACCAGCAAAGCGGGCGTATGCAGACCCTGCTCAATGACCTGCTGCTGCTGGCCAAACTTGAAGCCACCGATTACCCCTCGGACAACCAGCCGGTGCCTGTCGACGACTTGCTGCAAATCATTGTTGAGGATGCCCAGGAACTCTCCGGGCCCAAGAAGCAGACCATCACCCTTGAAGCCGACCCGAACGTGCAGCTCAAGGGCAGCGAGGCCGAATTGCGCAGTGCCTTCTCCAATCTGGTGTTCAATGCCGTCAAGTACACGCCGGAACAAGGCCGGATTCACGTTCGCTGGTGGGGCGACGGCCAAGGCGCACACCTGAGCGTGCAGGATTCGGGCATCGGCATCGACAGCAAACACCTGCCGCGCCTGACCGAACGTTTCTACCGCGTCGATTCCAGCCGCAACTCCAATACCGGCGGCACCGGGCTGGGCCTGGCGATCGTCAAGCACGTGTTACTGCGGCATCGCGGGCGCATGGAAATCAGCAGCGTGCCCGGCCATGGCAGTACGTTTACCTGCCATTTTGCCCCGGCACAGACGGTTCGCGCGCGCCTCACCCGCGCCGCCGATTGAGACCGGCCAGCACTCGCCACTAGGCAACGGCCCAGTCAGCCGCTACATTGGCTGACTTGTGCCTGCCTTTTCAGGCACTCATTTCCAATCCTTTCGAATATACGGAACCCGCAAAACTCCATCATGGACCCTTCCCCTGGCTTGTCCCTGGCAACACTCTTCGCCGAATTCGGCATGATTCTTTTTGCTCTGATCCTGGTTCTGCTCAACGGCTTTTTCGTTGCGGCCGAATTTGCCATGGTCAAACTGCGCTCGACCCGGGTCGAGGCCATCGCTGAGAAAAACGGCTGGCGCGGGCATATCCTGCGTACCGTTCACAGCCAGCTCGATGCTTACCTGTCGGCCTGTCAACTGGGTATCACCCTGGCCTCCCTGGGCCTGGGCTGGGTCGGTGAGCCGGCGTTCGCCCACGTTCTGGAGCCGCTGCTGGGCGCGGTCGGCGTTGAGTCACCGGAAGTGATCAAGGGCGTGTCGTTCTTCACCGCGTTCTTCATCATTTCGTACCTGCACATCGTGGTCGGTGAGCTGGCGCCCAAATCCTGGGCGATCCGCAAGCCCGAGCTGCTGTCGCTGTGGACCGCCGTGCCGCTGTACCTGTTCTACTGGGCCATGTACCCGGCGATCTACCTGCTCAATGCCAGCGCCAACGCCATCCTGCGTATCGCCGGCCAAGGCGAACCCGGCCCGCATCACGAGCACCATTACAGCCGTGAAGAACTGAAACTGATCCTGCACTCCAGCCGTGGCCAGGACCCAAGCGACCAGGGCATGCGTGTGCTGGCCTCGGCTGTGGAAATGGGCGAGCTGGAAGTGGTGGACTGGGCCAACTCCCGGGAAGACCTGGTGACGCTGGAGTTCAATGCGCCGCTCAAGGAGATCCTGGCGATGTTCCGTCGCCACAAGTTCAGCCGCTATCCGGTGTACGACAGCGATCGCCAGGAGTTCGTCGGCCTGCTGCACATCAAGGACCTGCTGCTGGAACTGGCGGCCCTGGATCACATTCCCGAGTCGTTCAACCTGGCCGAACTCACCCGCCCACTGGAGCGCGTGTCGCGGCACATGCCGCTCTCGCAGCTGCTGGAGCAGTTCCGCAAGGGCGGCTCGCACTTCGCCCTGGTTGAAGAAGCCGACGGCAACATCATCGGTTACCTGACCATGGAAGACGTGCTGGAAGTGCTGGTGGGCGACATCCAGGACGAACACCGCAAGGCCGAGCGCGGCATCCTGGCCTATCAGCCGGGCAAGCTGCTCGTGCGCGGCGACACGCCATTGTTCAAGGTCGAGCGCCTGCTGGGTATCGACCTGGACCACATCGAGGCCGAGACCCTCGCCGGGCTGGTCTATGAAACCCTCAAGCGCGTGCCGGAAGAGGAAGAAGTGCTGGAAGTCGAAGGCCTGCGGATCATCATCAAGAAGATGAAAGGACCGAAGATTATTCTGGCGAAGGTGTTGATGCTCGATTGAGCGTCAACCTGATATTGAACACCCCTGTGGCGAGGGGATTTATCCCCGCTGGGCTGCGAAGCAGCCCCAAAAGCTGACATTCCAGGGTGACGGGTCAATTGAGTTAGCAGTGCTGAGGCTCGCTTCGCGCCCCAGCGGGGATAAATCCCCTCGCCACAAGAGCCCCCTGCCTATTCAGGACTTACTGCTTGCCCAACGCAAAGTTGGGCAAGTCGCCCACCGGTTGATTGAACTGGTAGGGAATCGACACCAGCCCCAACCCGGTATTGCGCTGCACCACGAAATGCAGGTGCGGACCTGAACTGTTGCCGGTATTGCCCGACAGCGCCAGCGGCGTTCCCACCATCACCCGTTGCCCTTCCCGCACGCTCACCGAGCCTTTTTGCAGGTGCAGGTACACGCCCATGGTCCCGTCATCGTGCAGCACCCGCACGAAGTTGCCCGACGGGTCGGTGCCACGGCCGGTCTGGTGATTTTCCGTCTTGACCACCACGCCGCCGCGCGCCGCGATGATCGGCGTGCCCTCGGGCATGGCGATGTCCATGGCATAACGGTTTTTGGGGCCATAGTGGCTGTATTGACCGTTGGCCCCCTGGCTCAGCCGAAACGGACCACCACGCCACGGCAGCGGGTAGCGATAAGCCTGCGCCGTGCCTGCAGGGTCGCCCAGGGAGTATTCGAACCGCGGGGTATACACCAAAGGCTTTCCGGGGCGCGTGGCCGTGAGCAGCGCCAGACGCAGGTTACTGCGCGCCGGCAGCACCCGCCGGATCGGCCGGCTCGGTGCCCCGCTGACGTTGCGTAGCCCGGCAAAACTCAATTCGATCTCCACCGGCGCGTACAAGTCGTTGCGCACGAACACCGCGTCCGCGCCCTTCTGTTTCTTGATATCGAGAAACACCTGGCGCTCGAGACGTTCGACCATGCGATCACGGAACACGAACACCTGCGCGCCCTTGCTGGGGCGATCGCTGTAGGACACCACGCCATTGGCATCGGTGGATTTGTAGATCGTCATGGCCACGGCCGAGGTGGAGGCCAGGACAAGACCACAGGCAAACAGCAGGGACAAAAACATGGGCAAAAATTCTGTCGAAATGAAGGCCTGTACAGCAGCCTAGCAGCTGGATGGACCAGCGTAGTCGACGGATGTTTCAAAATGGGTAGGCCGATAGGGCTCTAGTGCCGCGGGTGACCCCATCGCGAGCAGGCTCGCTCCCACACTGGATCTGCTGTGGACACAAATTTTGTGAACAACAGAGATCACTGTGGGAGCGAGCCTGCTCGCGATGACTGACAGAAGGACGCCGCCGAATCAGGCGCCAGGTACGAAGTGCTTCTGCGCTGTACCGCGGGCAATCAGGCGGGAGATGTAGTCGAGCTTCTGTGGGTCTTTATCGACAAAACGGAAGGTCAGTTGCAGCCATTCGCTGTCGGGGGTCTGCTCGTGAGCAACGATGGCGTGCAAGTAACCGTTGAGGCGAGCGGTTTCGGCGTTGTCGCCCTGCTCCATGTCCAGCACGGCGCTTTCCAGCACCTGTGGCAGGGTGTCGGTGCGTTTGACCAGCAGCAGCGCTTCCTTGAGGCTCAGGGCCTTGATCACGCATTGCTGGGTGCCGCTGGAGAGGCGCAACTGGCCCTGACCACGGTTGGCGCCAGCCGGGGCGGTGGAGGCTGAAGGCGCCTTGACCGGCGGGCTGTTGAGCATGCCGCGGGCTGGAGCAGCAACAGCGGCGGGCGCGGCAGCTGCAACGACAGCAGGCTTGGCAAATGGATTGACCGCCGGAGCCGCCGCCGCAACCGGAGCCGCCTTGCCGCCGGTAAGCGCGCTGAGCGAATCATTGCCGAACGCCGAGTTCATCTTGGTCGGAGCGCTGTTCATCAGGGTATCGAGCTTGCCAACCTTGTGCAGGGCCTGCTTGACCTTGGTCAGCAGTTGCTCGTTGGTGAACGGCTTGCTGACGTAGCCGGAAACGCCGGCCTGGATCGCCTGGACCACGTTTTCCTTGTCGCCGCGGCTGGTGACCATCACAAACGGCATGCCCTTGAGATTGTCCTGCTGGCGGCACCAGGTCAGCAGCTCCAGGCCCGACATTTCCGGCATTTCCCAATCGCACAGCACCAGGTCGAACGCCTCACGGGCCAGCAGGGATTGGGCTTTCTTACCGTTCACCGCATCTTCGATGCGGATGCCCGGGAAGTAGTTGCGCAGGCACTTCTTCACCAGGTCACGAATGAACGAAGCGTCGTCCACGACCAACACACTGACCTTACTCATCCAGATACACCTCTAAAAAATCCCGGCAAGCATACCGCTTTTACTGATGGCATATTGCCAAAAAACCTTCAGTCACGCCGGGACTCTTCGTTCGCGGGGTGCTGCTTTCGATTAAAAAAGCCGCAAAAAAAAGCCCGACCAGAAGGCCGGGCGCTTTTCTTGGGCAATCTTACTTATCGTCAGTTTCGCCCGGAACATTAGCGGTTTCGGACGAGGTGCCCTCCACTTCGGCCTTCATGCGCTTGAGCCCCAAGTGCCGCACGTCGGTGCCGCGCACCAGGTAGATCACAAGTTCCGAGATGTTGCGCGCATGATCGCCGATACGCTCCAAAGAACGCAGCACCCAGATGATGCTCAGCACCCGGGAGATGGAGCGCGGGTCTTCCATCATGTAGGTCGCCAGCTCACGCAGCGCGGTCTTGTATTCGCGGTCGATGATCTTGTCATACTGGGCCACCGACAGTGCCAGGTCGGCGTCGAAACGGGCGAAGGCATCCAGTGCGTCGCGCACCATGTTGCGCACCTGGTCGCCAATGTGACGAACTTCGACGTAACCGCGCGGCGCCTCGCCTTCTTCGCACAGCTGAATGGCGCGACGGGCGATCTTGGTGCTTTCGTCGCCGATTCGTTCCAGATCGATCACCGACTTGGAGATGCTGATGATCAGGCGAAGGTCGGAAGCGGCCGGTTGACGACGGGCCAGGATGCGCAGGCACTCTTCGTCGATGTTGCGCTCCATCTGGTTGATCTGGTCGTCGATCTCGCGCACTTGCTGGGCCAGGCCGGAGTCGGCCTCGATCAGCGCGGTCACCGCGTCGTTGACCTGCTTTTCCACCAGCCCGCCCATGGCCAGCAGGTGACTGCGCACCTCCTCGAGCTCGGCATTGAACTGTGCGGAAATGTGGTGAGTAAGGCCTTCCTTCGAAATCATCTTGTGCGCTCCGCGAAAGTTGCAAGCTTCAAGCTGCAAGCTTCAAGCAGTTGAATGTTGATCCTGATACCGCACCGCTTCTGTATCGCCGCGTCAAACGTGCGGCTTGCAGCGGCCTCGACTAGCCATAACGACCGGTGATGTAGTCCTCGGTCTGCTTCTTGGCCGGGTTGGTAAACAGGGTGTCGGTGTCGCCGAATTCCACCAGTTTGCCCATGTACATGAAGGCGGTGTAGTCGGAAACCCGCGCCGCCTGTTGCATGTTGTGGGTCACGATGACGATGGTGAATTTGGATTTGAGCTCGTAGATCAGCTCTTCGACTTTCAGGGTCGAGATCGGGTCCAGGGCCGAGCAAGGTTCGTCGAGCAACAAGACTTCCGGCTCAACGGCGATGGTACGGGCAATCACCAGACGTTGCTGTTGACCACCGGACAGGCCCAGTGCCGATTCGTGCAGACGATCCTTGACCTCGTCCCACAGCGCCGCGCCCTTGAGCGCCCATTCCACGGCTTCGTCAAGAATGCGCTTTTTGTTGATACCCTGGATGCGCAGGCCGTAGACCACGTTCTCGTAGATGGTTTTGGGGAACGGGTTAGGCTTCTGGAACACCATGCCCACCCGACGACGCAGCTCGGCCACATCTTCGCCCTTGCGGTAGATGTCGTTGCCGTAGAGGTTGATTTCGCCCTCGACGCGGCAGCCGTCCACCAGATCGTTCATACGGTTGAAGGTGCGCAGCAAGGTTGACTTGCCGCAGCCCGACGGACCGATGAACGCGGTGACGCGCTGCTTCGGGATGTTCAGGCTGACGTCGTACAGCGCCTGCTTCTGGCCGTAAAACAGGTTCAGGCCGGGCACTTCGATGGCGACGGTTTCCTGAGCCAGGTCCAGGCTCTGCTTGTCGCGGCCCAGGGCCGACATGTTGATGCCGCGTGCTTGTGTCTCGTGTTGCATGGGAGGCTCCCTGTGCTAACAAATTCGGTTCGGTTGTCTGGGAGCGAGCCTGCTCGCGATTCAGGCAACTCGGTTTGGCTTTAAAACCGAGGTGATGCCATCGCGAGCAGGCTCGCTCCCACAAAAGATCAGTGTGAAATCAGCTATCGAGTGCTTTGTACTTCTCGCGCAGGTGGTTACGGATCCACACCGCCGACAGGTTGAGCGTGGCAATCACCAGCACCAGCAACAGCGCCGTGGCGTATACCAGCGGTCGCGCCGCTTCGACGTTCGGGCTCTGGAAGCCTACGTCATAGATGTGAAAGCCCAGGTGCATGATCTTCTGGTCCAGGTGCAGGTACGGGTAGTTGCCGTCCAGCGGCAGCGACGGGGCCAGTTTCACCACGCCTACCAGCATCAATGGCGCCACTTCACCCGCGGCGCGAGCCACCGCGAGGATCATGCCGGTCATCATCGCCGGGCTCGCCATGGGCAGCACGATTTTCCACAGTGTCTCAGCCTTGGTCGCGCCCAGGGCCAGGGAGCCTTCGCGCACAGTACGCGGGATACGCGCCAGGCCTTCTTCAGTGGCGACGATCACCACCGGCACCGCCAGCAGCGCCAGGGTCAGGGACGCCCAGAGCAGGCCCGGGGTACCGAATGTCGGTGCCGGCAGGGCTTCGGGGAAGAACAACCGGTCAACCGAACCACCTAACACATAAACGAAGAAGCCCAGGCCGAACACACCGTAGACGATGGCCGGTACGCCCGCCAGGTTGTTCACCGCGATGCGGATCAGGCGGGTCATCGGTCCCTGGCGAGCGTATTCGCGCAGGTACACCGCTGCCAGCACACCGAATGGCGTCACCACCATCGCCATGATCAGGGTCATCATGACGGTGCCGAAAATCGCCGGGAAGATCCCGCCTTCGGTGTTGGCTTCACGAGGATCGTCGCTGAGGAATTCCCAGACCTTGCTGAAATAGAAACCGATCTTGGTGAAAGTCCCCATGCCGTTCGGCTGGTAGGCATGCACCACTTTGCCGATCTCGATTTCCAGTTCTTTGCCATTGGCATCGCGGGCGGTCAGGCTGTCGCGGTTGAACTGCGAATGCAGGTCGCCCAGACGCGCTTCGATGTCTTTGTAGCGGGCATCGAGCTCGGCGCGGTCAGCGTCCAGGTCCGCTTGTGCAGCAGCGTCCAGCTTGCCTTCCAGCTCCAGCTTGCGGCCTTTGAGACGAATGCGCTCAAGCCCTGCGTTGATTGCGCCGATGTCGGATTTTTCCAGGGTCTTGAGCTCAGCCGCGAGTTTGTTGACCCGGGCCACGCGAGCTTGCAGTTCCGGCCAGGCCGCTTCGCCTTCGGCGATGACCTTGCCGTTCTCTTTGACGTTGACCAGGTAGCCGTAGAAATTACCCCACTCACGACGCTCGATGGCCATCAGCTCCGGCGGCGTGGTCTGGTTGGTCAGCCAGTCACCGACGATCCAGGTGAAATCCGTGCCGTTGAGGTCCCGGTTGCCGACCTTGATCAACTCGCGGGTCATGAACTCGGGGCCTTCGTCCGGCACCGGCAGGCCAGCGCTTTTCAGACGCTCGCGGGGCACTGATTCCTTCTGCACCACTTCGCCTACAACCAGATGCGCGGGCATGCCCGGCACGTTGTAGCTGGCGTGGATCAGGTCCGCCGGCCAGAAATGGCCCAGACCGCGCACGGCAATCACTGCCAGCAGGCCAATGGTCATGATGACCGCGATGGACACCGCACCACCGCTGATCCAGACGCCGGGGGCGCCGCTCTTGAACCATCCTTTCAGGGAGTTCTGTTTCACAGACTTCTACCTTTCTTAAAGCGACGAATATTTCTTGCGCAGACGCTGACGGATCAGCTCGGCGAGGGTGTTCATGATGAAGGTGAACAGCAGCAGCACCAGTGCCGACAGGAACAGCACGCGGTAATGGCTGCCGCCGACTTCCGACTCAGGCATTTCCACCGCCACGTTGGCCGCCAGGGTGCGCAGACCTTCGAACAGGTTCATTTCCATGACCGGCGTGTTACCGGTGGCCATCAGCACGATCATGGTTTCACCGACCGCACGGCCCATGCCGATCATCAGCGCCGAGAAGATGCCGGGGCTGGCGGTGAGAATCACCACGCGGGTCATGGTCTGCCACGGCGTGGCACCGAGGGCCAGCGAGCCCAGGGTCAGGCCACGCGGCACACTGAACACGGCGTCTTCAGCGATGGAGTAGATGTTCGGGATGACCGCAAAACCCATCGCCAGGCCGACTACCAGGGCGTTGCGCTGATCGTAGGTGATGCCCAGGTCATGGGAGATCCACATGCGCATGTCGCCACCGAAGAACCAGGCTTCCATGTACGGGCTCATGTACAGCGAGAGCCAGCCCACGAACAGGATCACCGGGATCAGCATCGCGCTTTCCCAGCCCTCTGGCACCTTCAGGCGCACGGACTCAGGCAAGCGGCTGAAGACGAAACCGGCCACCAGGATGCCAACGGGCAACAACATCAGCAGGCTGAAGATACCTGGCAGGTGCCCTTCGACGTAGGGCGCCAGGAACAGGCCGGCGAAGAAACCGAGGATCACCGTCGGCATCGCTTCCATCAGTTCGATCACCGGCTTGACCTTGCGGCGCATGCCCGGGGCCATGAAGTACGCGGTGTAGATCGCGGCAGCAATCGCCAGCGGCGCAGCCAGCAGCATCGCGTAGAACGCCGCTTTCAGGGTGCCGAAGGTCAGCGGCGAAAGGCTCATCTTGGGTTCGAAATCGGTGTTGGCCGCAGTCGATTGCCAGACGTATTTAGGCTCGTCGTAGTTTTCGTACCAGACCTTGCCCCACAACGCGCTCCACGAGACTTCCGGGTGCGGGTTATCCAGCAGCAACGGTTGCAACTTGCCGCCTTGCTCCACGATCAGACGGTTGGCCCGGGGCGACATGCCGAACAGGCCCTGGCCGTCGACCACCTGGTCCACCAGCAAGGTGCGGTGAGCGGTACTGTGGAACACGCCGAGTTTGCCGGAAGCGTCCAAGGCCACGAAACCTTTACGCCGTTCCTCGGCGGTGATCTCAACGATCGGCGCAGTGCCCATCTGGAACGTACGAATCTGTTTCAGGCGTTGCTCACCGTCCGCATCGCGGGCCATGAACCACTGAGCCAGGCCACCTGTGGAGTCACCAATGATCAGGGAAATCCCGCCTACCAATTGGGTGCTGGCGGTGACCTGGGCGTCGCCGTTCTCAAGCAGCTTGTAGCGACCGTTGAGGCTCTTTTCCCGCAGGCTGAACACATCGGCCTGGGCACGCCCGTTGACCACATACAGCCATTGCTGACGCGGGTCGACGAAGATGTTTTTGACCGGCTCGGTCATCTGCGGCAGATCGATACGCGTCTGCTCGCTGGTGACTTCACCGGTCATCATGTTTTCTTCGCTGGTGATCGACAGCACCTGCAGTTGCGCGCCCGTGGAACCGGCGAGCAACAGGGTCGAATCAGTGGCGTTGAGCGATACGTGCTCCAGCGGCGCGCCCTGCTCGTTGAGCACAATCGGCGTTTCGCCGTACGGGTACTCGATGGCCGGCGAAATGGTTTTCTTGCCGTCCGGATAGCTGACTTTATAGGTATGACGCACCACCAGTGCCTGGCCGTTGGACAGACCGATCACCACCAGCGGGCTGCCGGGTTGGTCTTCGCCGATGGAGGTCACGCTGGCACCCGCCGGCACCGGCAGGTCGACACGACGCAGCTCTGCTCCGGTATCGATGTCGAAGAACAGCGCCTGACCCTTGTCGGAGATCCGCATCGCCACCTGGTTCTGCTCTTCGATGGCGATCATCAGCGGTTTGCCGGCGTCCTGCATCCAGGCAGGAGTAATCGAGTCCTTGGAGGTCAGGTCCGCGCCCTGGAACAGCGGGAGGACCACATACGCCAGGAAGAAGAAAATCAGGGTAATGGCCGCCAGCACGGCGAGCCCGCCGACCAGAACGTACCAGCGGGTCAGGCGATCCTTGAGCGCGCGGATACGGCGCTTGCGTTGCAGTTCAGGCGTATTGAAGTCAATGCGCTTGGGAGGGGAAGTCGTAGTCATTGTGGAATTGGCCAGATCATTCATGCGCACACCCTAGCGATCCTGTATGACAGAAAGATGACAATGCAGTGACGCAACAAATCCGCCGCCCGTGAATACCGGCAGCGGACAGAAATTGGGGTGTGGGGGGGCTTGCTCGGGATGGGGTCATCACATTCAAACCTCAATGTTGACTGACCTACCGCTATCGCGAGCTAGCTCGCCCCCACAAAAGCCCGGGTGTGGCCCGGGCTCAGGTGTTACTTCTTGGCGACGTTGCCGCCTTCGGACAGACCCAGGTCAGCCAGGGCCTTGGCGGCAACCTTGGCTGGCAGCGGGATGTAGCCGTCCTTGACCACAACTTCCTGACCTTGCTTGGACAGAACCAGCTTCAGGAACTCAGCTTCCAGCGGGGCCAGAGGCTTGTTCGGAGCCTTGTTGATGTAAACGTAGAGGAAACGCGACAGTGGGTACTTGCCGTTCAGGGTGTTTTCTTCGGTGTCTTCGATGAACTCGCCGCCTTCTTTCTTGGCAAGAGCAACGGTTTTCACGCTGGCGGTCTTGTAGCCGATGCCCGAGTAGCCAACGCCGTTGAGCGAGCTGCTGATGGACTGTACAACCGACGCCGAACCAGGCTGTTCATTGACGTTGGACTTGTAGTCGCCTTTGCACAGGGCTTCTTCTTTGAAGTAGCCGTAGGTGCCGGATACCGAGTTACGACCGAACAGCTGGATTGGCTTGTTGGCCAGGTCACCGGTCACGCCCAGGTCACCCCAGGTCTTGACGTCAGCCTTGGCGCCGCACAGGCGGGTCGACGAGAAAATTGCATCGACCTGAGCCATGGTCAGGCCTTTGATCGGGTTGTCCTTGTGTACGAACACCGCCAGGGCGTCCACGGCCACTGGAACAGCAGTAGGCTTGTAACCGTATTTGGTTTCGAAGGCCTGCAGCTCGTTGTCCTTCATCTTGCGGCTCATCGGGCCCAGGTTGGAGGTGCCTTCAGTCAGAGCAGGTGGCGCAGTGGAAGAACCGGCGGCCTGAATCTGGATATTTACGTTCGGGTATTCTTTCTTGTAGTTCTCGGCCCACAGGGTCATCAGGTTGGCCAGAGTATCGGAGCCGACGCTGGACAGGTTGCCCGACACACCGGTGGTCTTGGTGTAGCTCGGGATGGCTGGGTCGACAGCGGCAACCGCGTGGGCGGTCGCAACGCCAGCGGCGACAAAGGTCATTGCCGTCATCAAACGCTTCAGTTTCATGCCTTACTCCTAGCAGATAGGTGTGTTAAGTCGGCCAAGTATCGGTAAGCCGTGTGAACACTCTATGGCTGAAATATGACAATTGGATGAAAGGCCATTATTGAGATTTAAAAGACGATCGCGCAGGCCCAATCGCGAGCAGGCTCGCTCCCACAGGGGATGTGCGGTGAACGCAGATCCGGTGTGGGAGCGAGCCTGCTCGCGATGAAGTCAATACAGTCAATAACTGCTTAACGACCTTCCTTCCAGAGATACGCCCCCACCGCAATCCCGATACCGCAGATAACCGCCACGTAATAGGCCGGCCCCATCGGGCTTTCCTTGAGCAGCAAAGTGACGATCATCGGAGTCAGGCCGCCGAAGATTGCATAGGCCAGGTTGTAGGAGAACGACAGGCCGCTGAAGCGCACCACGGCCGGAAACGCCTTGACCATGACATAGGGCACCGCGCCGATGGTGCCCACCAGCAGCCCGCTCAGGGCATAGAGCGGAAAGAGCCAGTCGGGGTGGTTGAACAGGCTGTGGTAGAAGGTCCAGGAGGTGATCAACAGCAACGCGCTGCCGAACACGAACACTCGCCCGGCACCGAAGCGGTCGGCCAGCACGCCCGAGCCGATGCAGCCAAAGCTCAGGAATACGATCGCCAGGCTGTTGGCCTGCAACGCGGTGGTCGGGCTGAAGTGATACACCGTTTGCAGCACGGTCGGGGTCATCAGGATGATCACGATGATGCCGGCCGACAGCAGCCAGGTCAGCAACATCGAAAGGGCAATGGCGCCACGATGATCACGCAGCACCGCTCGCAACGGTACTTCCGCAGCCAGGGCCTTGCGCAGTTGCAGCTCGGCGAATATCGGGGTTTCGTGCAGCCAACGGCGCAGGTACACCGAGAACAGGCCGAACACACCCCCCATCAGGAACGGAATCCGCCAGGCGTAATCCGCGACCTCCACCGGCGTATAGATGCTGTTGATGGCCGTGGCCACCAACGAACCCAGCAAAATCCCCACGGTCAGGCCACACGTCAGCGTGCCGCAGGCGTAGCCGATGTGGCGCGCCGGAACGTGCTCGGAAACGAACACCCAGGCTCCCGGCACCTCACCACCAATGGCCGCGCCCTGG is drawn from Pseudomonas rhizophila and contains these coding sequences:
- a CDS encoding phosphate ABC transporter substrate-binding protein PstS family protein; protein product: MKLKRLMTAMTFVAAGVATAHAVAAVDPAIPSYTKTTGVSGNLSSVGSDTLANLMTLWAENYKKEYPNVNIQIQAAGSSTAPPALTEGTSNLGPMSRKMKDNELQAFETKYGYKPTAVPVAVDALAVFVHKDNPIKGLTMAQVDAIFSSTRLCGAKADVKTWGDLGVTGDLANKPIQLFGRNSVSGTYGYFKEEALCKGDYKSNVNEQPGSASVVQSISSSLNGVGYSGIGYKTASVKTVALAKKEGGEFIEDTEENTLNGKYPLSRFLYVYINKAPNKPLAPLEAEFLKLVLSKQGQEVVVKDGYIPLPAKVAAKALADLGLSEGGNVAKK
- a CDS encoding MFS transporter — protein: MTTAPSSTATPVQSARPLTRNDYKTLSLSALGGALEFYDFIIFVFFATVVGKLFFPAEMPEWLRLMQTFGIFAAGYLARPLGGIIMAHFGDLLGRKKMFTLSIFMMAVPTLIMGLLPTYAQIGMWAPILLLLMRVIQGAAIGGEVPGAWVFVSEHVPARHIGYACGTLTCGLTVGILLGSLVATAINSIYTPVEVADYAWRIPFLMGGVFGLFSVYLRRWLHETPIFAELQLRKALAAEVPLRAVLRDHRGAIALSMLLTWLLSAGIIVIILMTPTVLQTVYHFSPTTALQANSLAIVFLSFGCIGSGVLADRFGAGRVFVFGSALLLITSWTFYHSLFNHPDWLFPLYALSGLLVGTIGAVPYVMVKAFPAVVRFSGLSFSYNLAYAIFGGLTPMIVTLLLKESPMGPAYYVAVICGIGIAVGAYLWKEGR